The region AGCCAACACGGAACTGCCCCCCCGGGCGCGCGCGCGCGCCGTGCAGGCCCTGGGCGACGCCGGCGACGCCTCCGTGCTGGACACGCTCCGGAAACTCGCGGAGACGGAGGCCGACCCCGGGTTGAAGAAGGCGGCGCAGGAGAGCGCCGACCTGGTTCAGAAGCGCGTGGACGAGGGCATCGTCGTGGCGCCCCTCGGCGGACCGCCGGTCATGGTGCCGCCCGCCGCGCAGTAGCCGCCCCGCGCGCCGCCTAGTCCGCGGCGCGCGCCATGAGGTCCGCCACCCGCCGCGCAAAGGCCGCAGGGTCGGGAAGCTGCCCGCCCTCGGCGAGCACCGCCTGGCCGTGCAGCAGCTCCGCATACTCGGCGACCACCGGCGCGTCCGGGTCCTCCGCATGCCGGCGCCGCAGCGCGACCATCACCGGGTGGTCCGGGTTCAGTTCCAGGATGCGCTTCACGGCGGGGGCCTCCTGGCCCATCGCCTTGAGAATGCGCTCCAGCTGCGGCGACAGGTCGCCCTCGTCGGACACGAGGCACGCCGCCGATTCCGTCAGGCGCGACGACAGCCGCACGTCCTTCACCCGGTCGCCCAGCGCCTCCTTCATCCGCGCGAGCAGCGGCGCGTCCTCCTTCTCCCGTTCACTCCGCGCCTCCTCCTCCTGCTTCCGCTCCTCTTCCGTCCCTGCGGCGGCGGTGCCCCGCGCCGCCGAGACAAAGGCGAAGTCGCCGTATTTCTCCACCGCCCCGGTCCACACCTCGTCCACCGGGTCGGACAGCAGCAGCACCTCCCACCCCTTCGCCGCGAAGCCCTCCAGATGCGGCGAGCGCCGCAGGGTCTCCAGATTGTCCCCCGTGAGATAGTAGATTTCCGTCTGGCCCGGCTGCATGCGGGACACATAGTCCGCCAGCGACGTCTCCGCGTCGCCCGCCGTGCTGCGCAGGCGCGCCAGGTCGAGCAGCGCACCCCGGTTCTCCGCGTCCTGGAAGAGGCCCTCCTTGAGCACGCGGCCAAACTCCGCCCAGAACGCGGCGTATTTTTCCGGGTCCTTCTCCGCGAGGTCCTTGAGCGCCCCCAGCACCTTCGCCGTGACGCCCCGGTTCATCCGCTGGATCTGGCGGTTCTGCTGAAGTATTTCGCGCGAGATGTTCAGCGGCAGGTCCTCGGAGTCCACCACGCCGCGCACGAAGCGCAGGTATTCCGGGAGCAGGTCGGAGCAGTCGTCCATGATGAAGACCCGCTTCACGTACAGATGCACGCCGCGCGCCTTGTCCATGTGGCGGTAGGCCAGGTCCCACGGCGCCTTGGACGGGATGTACAGCAGCAGCCGGTACTCCAGCGTGCCCTCGATCTTCGCCTGGATGCGCAGCAGCGGGTCGTTCCAGTCGTGGCTGATGTGCCGGTAGAACTCGTGGTACTCCTCCTCCGGCACCTCTTCGCGGCCGCGCAGCCAGATGGCCTTCATGGAGTTCAGCGTCTCCAGCGTGCGCACCGTCCGCTCCGCGCCCTCCCCCTCGCCGTCCCGCTCCGTCCGCTCCACCTCCATCCGCACCGGATACGCCACAAAGTCCGAGTACTGCCGCACCAGCTGGCGGATTTCCCACTCCTTGGTGAAATCTTTCAGCCCGTCCTCCTCGTCCGCCGGTTTCAGGTGCAGCGTCACCGTCGTGCCCGGCGCATCCCGCTCCGCGTCTTCCAGCGTGTACCAGCCGTCCCCCGCCGACTCCCACCGCGTCGCCGTCTCCTCCCCCGCGCGGCGCGTCACCATCACCACCCGGTCCGCCGCCATGAACGTCGAGTAGAAGCCCACGCCAAACTGGCCGATCAGCGCCGTGGACGCCGCGGCGTCCTTCGCCTCGCGCAGGGCCTTCAGAAACTCCTGCGTGCCCGACTTCGCGATGGTGCCGATCAGGTCGCGCACCTCGTCCCGCGTCATGCCGATCCCGTTGTCCGACACCGACAGCGTGCGCGCCGCCGGGTCCGTGTCAATGCGGATGGCCAGCTCCGTGCCCTCCGGCAGCAGCTCCGGCTGCCTCACCGCCTCGAAGCGCCGCTTGTCCAGGGCATCCGAGCTGTTCGAGATAAGCTCCCGCAGGAAGATGTCCTTGTTCGAGTAGACCGAGTGGATCATCAGGTCCAGCAGCTGCCGGGCCTCCGTCCGGAATTCGTGGCGTTCGCTCATGGCAAGCTCCTCCAAGGTTGTCTATGGCTCCTGTGCGAACCGCGCGCCGCACACCCCGTCCCCGCCGTTCATTTTAGCGAAAATCCGGCCCCGCAGTCACCTCTCCGCCGGACGCCCGGGCGCTGAATGGCGCGCAGGGGTGTTCACGCCGTTCCAAGAACGAGGCCACTGCCCTCGTCGGCGCTCCGTCGCGATGACGTTGATTTCCGTGGTCATCGCGA is a window of Candidatus Hydrogenedentota bacterium DNA encoding:
- the htpG gene encoding molecular chaperone HtpG; its protein translation is MSERHEFRTEARQLLDLMIHSVYSNKDIFLRELISNSSDALDKRRFEAVRQPELLPEGTELAIRIDTDPAARTLSVSDNGIGMTRDEVRDLIGTIAKSGTQEFLKALREAKDAAASTALIGQFGVGFYSTFMAADRVVMVTRRAGEETATRWESAGDGWYTLEDAERDAPGTTVTLHLKPADEEDGLKDFTKEWEIRQLVRQYSDFVAYPVRMEVERTERDGEGEGAERTVRTLETLNSMKAIWLRGREEVPEEEYHEFYRHISHDWNDPLLRIQAKIEGTLEYRLLLYIPSKAPWDLAYRHMDKARGVHLYVKRVFIMDDCSDLLPEYLRFVRGVVDSEDLPLNISREILQQNRQIQRMNRGVTAKVLGALKDLAEKDPEKYAAFWAEFGRVLKEGLFQDAENRGALLDLARLRSTAGDAETSLADYVSRMQPGQTEIYYLTGDNLETLRRSPHLEGFAAKGWEVLLLSDPVDEVWTGAVEKYGDFAFVSAARGTAAAGTEEERKQEEEARSEREKEDAPLLARMKEALGDRVKDVRLSSRLTESAACLVSDEGDLSPQLERILKAMGQEAPAVKRILELNPDHPVMVALRRRHAEDPDAPVVAEYAELLHGQAVLAEGGQLPDPAAFARRVADLMARAAD